A portion of the Bombus pascuorum chromosome 8, iyBomPasc1.1, whole genome shotgun sequence genome contains these proteins:
- the LOC132909731 gene encoding phosphatidylcholine:ceramide cholinephosphotransferase 2-like isoform X2 produces the protein MHKLRLPVKVELPSALTRMVLDPKVTSLHSDYGSFDRPLGAGEGHERDVEATVDGSSNGMAQSSDVYQRQPLLPGAPTKGKDKWSGVASGSDYYVDDEDEKIDSLSRHPGIPNGSGNGIVKLDIPAPLREEPRFPKEKWKTFLAFLFMVVNFILTTASLAMVHERVPDRNTYGPLPDVVLDNVVAQDWALNVSEVLIMIMSNSAMVFIIFHKHRFIVVRRIFLLMGLLYMMRSITMYVTVLPVASKTYFCSPKANNTSPLLVIKRVLQLISGFGLSINGKHTYCGDYIYSGHTVVLVLSYLIIKEYSPRRCQPIHWLAGITVFVGVIMVLVAHGHYTVDVLIAYYVTTRLWYIYHTLANNSHLKQYEPNNFLARLWWFPIFKYFEKNVGGTVPRQYDWPLPWPRRFLAKHPNRDS, from the exons ATGCACAAGTTAAGATTGCCTGTCAAGGTTGAATTGCCCAGTGCTTTAACAAG GATGGTATTGGACCCCAAGGTCACGAGTCTGCACAGTGATTACGGAAGCTTCGATCGACCATTGGGCGCCGGAGAGGGCCACGAGAGGGACGTCGAGGCGACGGTTGATGGAAGTAGCAACGGAATGGCACAATCGAGCGACGTTTATCAACGGCAGCCATTATTACCTGGTGCACCGACCAAGGGCAAGGATAAGTGGTCCGGGGTGGCATCTGGCTCCGACTATTACGTGGATGACGAGGACGAGAAGATCGACAGTCTCAGCCGGCATCCTGGCATACCAAATGGCTCCGGAAATGGCATCGTTAAGCTCGACATACCCGCGCCTCTTCGGGAGGAGCCCCGTTTTCCTAAAGAGAAGTGGAAAACGTTTCTTG CATTTCTGTTCATGGTCGTGAACTTCATATTGACTACTGCGTCCCTTGCAATGGTGCATGAACGAGTCCCTGATCGAAATACATACGGGCCGCTCCCGGATGTAGTGTTGGACAATGTTGTCGCTCAGGATTGGGCCCTTAACGTGTCGGAAGTTTTAATTATGATAATGTCCAATTCAGCGAtggtttttattatttttcataaacataG GTTTATCGTTGTTAGGCGAATATTTCTCTTGATGGGACTGTTGTATATGATGAGGAGTATCACAATGTACGTGACTGTACTGCCTGTCGCGAGCAAAACGTATTTCTGCAGTCCTAAAGCAAACAATACGAGTCCGCTCCTCGTTATAAAAAGGGTTTTGCAGCTCATTTCTGGCTTCGGCTTGTCTATAAATGGCAAGCACACTTACTGCGGGGATTACATTTACAGCGGTCATACAGTTGTGCTTGTACTTAGTTACCTGATTATAAAGGAGT ATTCTCCAAGAAGGTGTCAACCAATTCATTGGCTTGCGGGCATTACTGTTTTTGTTGGGGTAATTATGGTCTTGGTGGCTCACGGACATTATACCGTGGACGTCCTCATAGCATACTACGTAACTACACGCTTATGGTACATCTATCATACGTTAGCTAATAATTCGCATCTTAAG CAATATGAACCAAACAACTTTTTGGCCCGACTCTGGTGGTTccctatttttaaatatttcgagaaaaaCGTGGGCGGCACGGTGCCACGACAATACGACTGGCCTTTACCCTGGCCTCGACGATTCCTTGCCAAGCACCCTAATCGGGACAGTTAA
- the LOC132909731 gene encoding phosphatidylcholine:ceramide cholinephosphotransferase 2-like isoform X4, giving the protein MMVLDPKVTSLHSDYGSFDRPLGAGEGHERDVEATVDGSSNGMAQSSDVYQRQPLLPGAPTKGKDKWSGVASGSDYYVDDEDEKIDSLSRHPGIPNGSGNGIVKLDIPAPLREEPRFPKEKWKTFLAFLFMVVNFILTTASLAMVHERVPDRNTYGPLPDVVLDNVVAQDWALNVSEVLIMIMSNSAMVFIIFHKHRFIVVRRIFLLMGLLYMMRSITMYVTVLPVASKTYFCSPKANNTSPLLVIKRVLQLISGFGLSINGKHTYCGDYIYSGHTVVLVLSYLIIKEYSPRRCQPIHWLAGITVFVGVIMVLVAHGHYTVDVLIAYYVTTRLWYIYHTLANNSHLKQYEPNNFLARLWWFPIFKYFEKNVGGTVPRQYDWPLPWPRRFLAKHPNRDS; this is encoded by the exons AT GATGGTATTGGACCCCAAGGTCACGAGTCTGCACAGTGATTACGGAAGCTTCGATCGACCATTGGGCGCCGGAGAGGGCCACGAGAGGGACGTCGAGGCGACGGTTGATGGAAGTAGCAACGGAATGGCACAATCGAGCGACGTTTATCAACGGCAGCCATTATTACCTGGTGCACCGACCAAGGGCAAGGATAAGTGGTCCGGGGTGGCATCTGGCTCCGACTATTACGTGGATGACGAGGACGAGAAGATCGACAGTCTCAGCCGGCATCCTGGCATACCAAATGGCTCCGGAAATGGCATCGTTAAGCTCGACATACCCGCGCCTCTTCGGGAGGAGCCCCGTTTTCCTAAAGAGAAGTGGAAAACGTTTCTTG CATTTCTGTTCATGGTCGTGAACTTCATATTGACTACTGCGTCCCTTGCAATGGTGCATGAACGAGTCCCTGATCGAAATACATACGGGCCGCTCCCGGATGTAGTGTTGGACAATGTTGTCGCTCAGGATTGGGCCCTTAACGTGTCGGAAGTTTTAATTATGATAATGTCCAATTCAGCGAtggtttttattatttttcataaacataG GTTTATCGTTGTTAGGCGAATATTTCTCTTGATGGGACTGTTGTATATGATGAGGAGTATCACAATGTACGTGACTGTACTGCCTGTCGCGAGCAAAACGTATTTCTGCAGTCCTAAAGCAAACAATACGAGTCCGCTCCTCGTTATAAAAAGGGTTTTGCAGCTCATTTCTGGCTTCGGCTTGTCTATAAATGGCAAGCACACTTACTGCGGGGATTACATTTACAGCGGTCATACAGTTGTGCTTGTACTTAGTTACCTGATTATAAAGGAGT ATTCTCCAAGAAGGTGTCAACCAATTCATTGGCTTGCGGGCATTACTGTTTTTGTTGGGGTAATTATGGTCTTGGTGGCTCACGGACATTATACCGTGGACGTCCTCATAGCATACTACGTAACTACACGCTTATGGTACATCTATCATACGTTAGCTAATAATTCGCATCTTAAG CAATATGAACCAAACAACTTTTTGGCCCGACTCTGGTGGTTccctatttttaaatatttcgagaaaaaCGTGGGCGGCACGGTGCCACGACAATACGACTGGCCTTTACCCTGGCCTCGACGATTCCTTGCCAAGCACCCTAATCGGGACAGTTAA
- the LOC132909731 gene encoding phosphatidylcholine:ceramide cholinephosphotransferase 2-like isoform X1 — protein sequence MMKLQLLVIETDYCWRKALLRMVLDPKVTSLHSDYGSFDRPLGAGEGHERDVEATVDGSSNGMAQSSDVYQRQPLLPGAPTKGKDKWSGVASGSDYYVDDEDEKIDSLSRHPGIPNGSGNGIVKLDIPAPLREEPRFPKEKWKTFLAFLFMVVNFILTTASLAMVHERVPDRNTYGPLPDVVLDNVVAQDWALNVSEVLIMIMSNSAMVFIIFHKHRFIVVRRIFLLMGLLYMMRSITMYVTVLPVASKTYFCSPKANNTSPLLVIKRVLQLISGFGLSINGKHTYCGDYIYSGHTVVLVLSYLIIKEYSPRRCQPIHWLAGITVFVGVIMVLVAHGHYTVDVLIAYYVTTRLWYIYHTLANNSHLKQYEPNNFLARLWWFPIFKYFEKNVGGTVPRQYDWPLPWPRRFLAKHPNRDS from the exons ATGATGAAATTGCAGCTGCTTGTAATCGAAACGGATTACTGCTGGAGGAAAGCGTTGCTTAG GATGGTATTGGACCCCAAGGTCACGAGTCTGCACAGTGATTACGGAAGCTTCGATCGACCATTGGGCGCCGGAGAGGGCCACGAGAGGGACGTCGAGGCGACGGTTGATGGAAGTAGCAACGGAATGGCACAATCGAGCGACGTTTATCAACGGCAGCCATTATTACCTGGTGCACCGACCAAGGGCAAGGATAAGTGGTCCGGGGTGGCATCTGGCTCCGACTATTACGTGGATGACGAGGACGAGAAGATCGACAGTCTCAGCCGGCATCCTGGCATACCAAATGGCTCCGGAAATGGCATCGTTAAGCTCGACATACCCGCGCCTCTTCGGGAGGAGCCCCGTTTTCCTAAAGAGAAGTGGAAAACGTTTCTTG CATTTCTGTTCATGGTCGTGAACTTCATATTGACTACTGCGTCCCTTGCAATGGTGCATGAACGAGTCCCTGATCGAAATACATACGGGCCGCTCCCGGATGTAGTGTTGGACAATGTTGTCGCTCAGGATTGGGCCCTTAACGTGTCGGAAGTTTTAATTATGATAATGTCCAATTCAGCGAtggtttttattatttttcataaacataG GTTTATCGTTGTTAGGCGAATATTTCTCTTGATGGGACTGTTGTATATGATGAGGAGTATCACAATGTACGTGACTGTACTGCCTGTCGCGAGCAAAACGTATTTCTGCAGTCCTAAAGCAAACAATACGAGTCCGCTCCTCGTTATAAAAAGGGTTTTGCAGCTCATTTCTGGCTTCGGCTTGTCTATAAATGGCAAGCACACTTACTGCGGGGATTACATTTACAGCGGTCATACAGTTGTGCTTGTACTTAGTTACCTGATTATAAAGGAGT ATTCTCCAAGAAGGTGTCAACCAATTCATTGGCTTGCGGGCATTACTGTTTTTGTTGGGGTAATTATGGTCTTGGTGGCTCACGGACATTATACCGTGGACGTCCTCATAGCATACTACGTAACTACACGCTTATGGTACATCTATCATACGTTAGCTAATAATTCGCATCTTAAG CAATATGAACCAAACAACTTTTTGGCCCGACTCTGGTGGTTccctatttttaaatatttcgagaaaaaCGTGGGCGGCACGGTGCCACGACAATACGACTGGCCTTTACCCTGGCCTCGACGATTCCTTGCCAAGCACCCTAATCGGGACAGTTAA
- the LOC132909731 gene encoding phosphatidylcholine:ceramide cholinephosphotransferase 2-like isoform X6, giving the protein MVLDPKVTSLHSDYGSFDRPLGAGEGHERDVEATVDGSSNGMAQSSDVYQRQPLLPGAPTKGKDKWSGVASGSDYYVDDEDEKIDSLSRHPGIPNGSGNGIVKLDIPAPLREEPRFPKEKWKTFLAFLFMVVNFILTTASLAMVHERVPDRNTYGPLPDVVLDNVVAQDWALNVSEVLIMIMSNSAMVFIIFHKHRFIVVRRIFLLMGLLYMMRSITMYVTVLPVASKTYFCSPKANNTSPLLVIKRVLQLISGFGLSINGKHTYCGDYIYSGHTVVLVLSYLIIKEYSPRRCQPIHWLAGITVFVGVIMVLVAHGHYTVDVLIAYYVTTRLWYIYHTLANNSHLKQYEPNNFLARLWWFPIFKYFEKNVGGTVPRQYDWPLPWPRRFLAKHPNRDS; this is encoded by the exons ATGGTATTGGACCCCAAGGTCACGAGTCTGCACAGTGATTACGGAAGCTTCGATCGACCATTGGGCGCCGGAGAGGGCCACGAGAGGGACGTCGAGGCGACGGTTGATGGAAGTAGCAACGGAATGGCACAATCGAGCGACGTTTATCAACGGCAGCCATTATTACCTGGTGCACCGACCAAGGGCAAGGATAAGTGGTCCGGGGTGGCATCTGGCTCCGACTATTACGTGGATGACGAGGACGAGAAGATCGACAGTCTCAGCCGGCATCCTGGCATACCAAATGGCTCCGGAAATGGCATCGTTAAGCTCGACATACCCGCGCCTCTTCGGGAGGAGCCCCGTTTTCCTAAAGAGAAGTGGAAAACGTTTCTTG CATTTCTGTTCATGGTCGTGAACTTCATATTGACTACTGCGTCCCTTGCAATGGTGCATGAACGAGTCCCTGATCGAAATACATACGGGCCGCTCCCGGATGTAGTGTTGGACAATGTTGTCGCTCAGGATTGGGCCCTTAACGTGTCGGAAGTTTTAATTATGATAATGTCCAATTCAGCGAtggtttttattatttttcataaacataG GTTTATCGTTGTTAGGCGAATATTTCTCTTGATGGGACTGTTGTATATGATGAGGAGTATCACAATGTACGTGACTGTACTGCCTGTCGCGAGCAAAACGTATTTCTGCAGTCCTAAAGCAAACAATACGAGTCCGCTCCTCGTTATAAAAAGGGTTTTGCAGCTCATTTCTGGCTTCGGCTTGTCTATAAATGGCAAGCACACTTACTGCGGGGATTACATTTACAGCGGTCATACAGTTGTGCTTGTACTTAGTTACCTGATTATAAAGGAGT ATTCTCCAAGAAGGTGTCAACCAATTCATTGGCTTGCGGGCATTACTGTTTTTGTTGGGGTAATTATGGTCTTGGTGGCTCACGGACATTATACCGTGGACGTCCTCATAGCATACTACGTAACTACACGCTTATGGTACATCTATCATACGTTAGCTAATAATTCGCATCTTAAG CAATATGAACCAAACAACTTTTTGGCCCGACTCTGGTGGTTccctatttttaaatatttcgagaaaaaCGTGGGCGGCACGGTGCCACGACAATACGACTGGCCTTTACCCTGGCCTCGACGATTCCTTGCCAAGCACCCTAATCGGGACAGTTAA
- the LOC132909731 gene encoding phosphatidylcholine:ceramide cholinephosphotransferase 2-like isoform X3, protein MRPVQTVILLDMMVLDPKVTSLHSDYGSFDRPLGAGEGHERDVEATVDGSSNGMAQSSDVYQRQPLLPGAPTKGKDKWSGVASGSDYYVDDEDEKIDSLSRHPGIPNGSGNGIVKLDIPAPLREEPRFPKEKWKTFLAFLFMVVNFILTTASLAMVHERVPDRNTYGPLPDVVLDNVVAQDWALNVSEVLIMIMSNSAMVFIIFHKHRFIVVRRIFLLMGLLYMMRSITMYVTVLPVASKTYFCSPKANNTSPLLVIKRVLQLISGFGLSINGKHTYCGDYIYSGHTVVLVLSYLIIKEYSPRRCQPIHWLAGITVFVGVIMVLVAHGHYTVDVLIAYYVTTRLWYIYHTLANNSHLKQYEPNNFLARLWWFPIFKYFEKNVGGTVPRQYDWPLPWPRRFLAKHPNRDS, encoded by the exons ATGAGACCGGTGCAAACTGTTATTTTGCTGGATAT GATGGTATTGGACCCCAAGGTCACGAGTCTGCACAGTGATTACGGAAGCTTCGATCGACCATTGGGCGCCGGAGAGGGCCACGAGAGGGACGTCGAGGCGACGGTTGATGGAAGTAGCAACGGAATGGCACAATCGAGCGACGTTTATCAACGGCAGCCATTATTACCTGGTGCACCGACCAAGGGCAAGGATAAGTGGTCCGGGGTGGCATCTGGCTCCGACTATTACGTGGATGACGAGGACGAGAAGATCGACAGTCTCAGCCGGCATCCTGGCATACCAAATGGCTCCGGAAATGGCATCGTTAAGCTCGACATACCCGCGCCTCTTCGGGAGGAGCCCCGTTTTCCTAAAGAGAAGTGGAAAACGTTTCTTG CATTTCTGTTCATGGTCGTGAACTTCATATTGACTACTGCGTCCCTTGCAATGGTGCATGAACGAGTCCCTGATCGAAATACATACGGGCCGCTCCCGGATGTAGTGTTGGACAATGTTGTCGCTCAGGATTGGGCCCTTAACGTGTCGGAAGTTTTAATTATGATAATGTCCAATTCAGCGAtggtttttattatttttcataaacataG GTTTATCGTTGTTAGGCGAATATTTCTCTTGATGGGACTGTTGTATATGATGAGGAGTATCACAATGTACGTGACTGTACTGCCTGTCGCGAGCAAAACGTATTTCTGCAGTCCTAAAGCAAACAATACGAGTCCGCTCCTCGTTATAAAAAGGGTTTTGCAGCTCATTTCTGGCTTCGGCTTGTCTATAAATGGCAAGCACACTTACTGCGGGGATTACATTTACAGCGGTCATACAGTTGTGCTTGTACTTAGTTACCTGATTATAAAGGAGT ATTCTCCAAGAAGGTGTCAACCAATTCATTGGCTTGCGGGCATTACTGTTTTTGTTGGGGTAATTATGGTCTTGGTGGCTCACGGACATTATACCGTGGACGTCCTCATAGCATACTACGTAACTACACGCTTATGGTACATCTATCATACGTTAGCTAATAATTCGCATCTTAAG CAATATGAACCAAACAACTTTTTGGCCCGACTCTGGTGGTTccctatttttaaatatttcgagaaaaaCGTGGGCGGCACGGTGCCACGACAATACGACTGGCCTTTACCCTGGCCTCGACGATTCCTTGCCAAGCACCCTAATCGGGACAGTTAA